The Danio rerio strain Tuebingen ecotype United States chromosome 1, GRCz12tu, whole genome shotgun sequence genome includes a region encoding these proteins:
- the hpgd gene encoding 15-hydroxyprostaglandin dehydrogenase [NAD(+)] isoform X1 yields the protein MSLHGKTALVTGGAQGIGRAVVEELLQNGAKVALVDLNQSVGEECKSDLDDQFGEDNCIFIQCDVTDGEKLGDAFRNTVDRFGRLDIVINNAGINNEKNWEKTIEVNLTSVIKGTYLALEHMSKEYGKQGGAIINVSSMAAFLHSPHQPVYTATKYGVIGFSRAMADASEQGNYGVRINALCPAFVDTQLLQTVEHEETMGHR from the exons ATGAGTCTCCACGGGAAAACGGCTCTGGTGACCGGCGGCGCACAAGGCATCGGGAGAGCCGTGGTGGAAGAACTGCTTCAGAATGGAGCAAAG GTTGCACTGGTTGATCTGAACCAATCTGTGGGAGAGGAATGTAAAAGTGATTTAGATGACCAGTTTGGAGAGGATAACTGTATTTTCATCCAGTGTGATGTGACGGACGGAGAAAAACTTGGAG atgccTTTCGAAACACAGTAGACAGGTTTGGTCGATTGGATATTGTCATCAATAATGCTGGAATCAACAATGAGAAGAACTGGGAAAAGACCATTGAAGTCAATTTG ACATCTGTTATAAAGGGGACATATTTAGCACTAGAACACATGAGTAAAGAGTACGGAAAGCAAGGAGGGGCAATCATCAACGTCTCGTCTATGGCAG CTTTTCTCCATTCTCCTCACCAGCCAGTGTACACAGCGACGAAGTATGGAGTGATCGGGTTTTCACGAGCCATGGCA GACGCATCTGAACAGGGCAATTACGGAGTGAGGATCAACGCACTGTGCCCGGCCTTTGTGGACACACAACTCCTTCAGACCGTGGAGCACGAGGAAACAATGG GCCATCGCTGA
- the hpgd gene encoding 15-hydroxyprostaglandin dehydrogenase [NAD(+)] has translation MSLHGKTALVTGGAQGIGRAVVEELLQNGAKVALVDLNQSVGEECKSDLDDQFGEDNCIFIQCDVTDGEKLGDAFRNTVDRFGRLDIVINNAGINNEKNWEKTIEVNLTSVIKGTYLALEHMSKEYGKQGGAIINVSSMAAFLHSPHQPVYTATKYGVIGFSRAMADASEQGNYGVRINALCPAFVDTQLLQTVEHEETMGKFVKYKDDFKQRMDKYGVLKPSLIAEGMLRLITDESLNGAVMKITCSKGIHFHTYEPLSA, from the exons ATGAGTCTCCACGGGAAAACGGCTCTGGTGACCGGCGGCGCACAAGGCATCGGGAGAGCCGTGGTGGAAGAACTGCTTCAGAATGGAGCAAAG GTTGCACTGGTTGATCTGAACCAATCTGTGGGAGAGGAATGTAAAAGTGATTTAGATGACCAGTTTGGAGAGGATAACTGTATTTTCATCCAGTGTGATGTGACGGACGGAGAAAAACTTGGAG atgccTTTCGAAACACAGTAGACAGGTTTGGTCGATTGGATATTGTCATCAATAATGCTGGAATCAACAATGAGAAGAACTGGGAAAAGACCATTGAAGTCAATTTG ACATCTGTTATAAAGGGGACATATTTAGCACTAGAACACATGAGTAAAGAGTACGGAAAGCAAGGAGGGGCAATCATCAACGTCTCGTCTATGGCAG CTTTTCTCCATTCTCCTCACCAGCCAGTGTACACAGCGACGAAGTATGGAGTGATCGGGTTTTCACGAGCCATGGCA GACGCATCTGAACAGGGCAATTACGGAGTGAGGATCAACGCACTGTGCCCGGCCTTTGTGGACACACAACTCCTTCAGACCGTGGAGCACGAGGAAACAATGGGCAAGTTTGTCAAGTACAAAGATGATTTCAAACAAAGGATGGACAAGTATGGTGTTCTTAA GCCATCGCTGATTGCAGAAGGAATGCTGAGACTCATAACAGATGAAAGCCTCAATGGAGCTGTGATGAAAATCACCTGTTCTAAAGGCATTCACTTCCACACCTATGAGCCTCTGTCAGCTTGA